From Arachis hypogaea cultivar Tifrunner chromosome 3, arahy.Tifrunner.gnm2.J5K5, whole genome shotgun sequence:
ATTCATAGAAAAATATCTCTATTTTTCAGGTTCTGCATATCAAAATTAACCCTATATTTATAAACAGGTgtaaaataaagttgctaaaaaaatataatttggagTATAGTCAGTGAGTCACCTGCACTAACCCTCCCAAAAATGCGATTTGCTTTGATGTCCTTGATGAGACAATCCAACTTCACCTTAAAAGCCCTGCAAACCATGTCTGGTCTATCTTCTGCACGTAGTTCTCTATTGTCAAAAAAATCTTCAAGCTCTGGCCATTTAGGATTACATGTAAATGTAATAAATAGGTCTGGATAACCCACAACTTTGCAAATTTCCATTGCATCTTGATAATTCTGTATCATATACCTAGGACCACCAGTAAATGAAGAAGGTAGTATAATTCGCTTCCCTTTACATGAGGGTGTAGTTTCACCATTCAAAACAGcatcttttatttgtttgtacATTTCACATCTAAATTTGTCTTGATTATGACGTATATAATTCAATCTAGATGATTCAATCATTGAATAAGCATCCACCAAGAACTGTTGGAAGAGCCTCCTTGAATACAACAATGGAGATCCATCTGCTAGTCTCTCTTGTATTCTAAAAGCAAAAAATTCTCTCATAGACATGTGTTGTCTCCCTTTTCCATCATTAGATGTAGGTTTGCTGAGAGAGATATCTTCCTTGAAACCATCCTCACCATAAGGAAATAAAAGAGGGTATTGTAATCCAAGATAAGCTGGATTAAGTTGATTAATCCGTTGTAATTTCCCAGTCTGTGTCTCTACGACAATGTCTCTGTCATTGTTATCAATATCAAAATCACCCACTATTAATGCAGCAATCTCATTTGTTGACGGAAGATTATAGCGTCTACCATCCTTACCCCTTTTACCCAAGAGCCTAAGCTTCACAGAATTACGTGAGTCAACTCTCATCGACTCCCTAACCATACGAAAGGCCTTTACCAGGACATTGTGCTCGTCTAGCATCTTCTTTAAATCCTTTACAATATCTTCATGAATTAACTGGTTTTCTGCTCTGCTGTACACCAACAACAATGTACATAAGATATTTAACATTTTCTAAATAAGAAGTCTCTATACTCTCCATTATAGAATCCTAACAGGAATTTGTcgttaaattttagtattttgttaCAAACCTGAAAATGTTCATACGATTCTGGATTTCATTCTGTGTATCATACACATATAGCTGAGCAAACTTGGCGACATTGCCTTCTGGTGGTATGAGGCTACCCATCAAGTGATAATTTTCTCCACAGAGAATGAAGGTAGCCGGTCCTTTGCTGCGATTGATGCTTCGGTCTATCTTTGCACCCATTGAAGTGAATTGAAACATGTTATTATAAGCTCTAATGTTGTCACGAAAGTGCTTGCTTTTAGGACTATCTTCATACAACAAATTGTATAGTTCCTTTGGAGCATCTTGTAAATGGGGTATTTGAACTTGGCCTCCTTTGCAACAATTTGTGTATTTAGGTTCAGTTGCTTTGTAGTGCTTGTTTGTGCGTTCATCATACCAAAAGAGTGCATTACAATACTCACATTGATGCATTGGATCTCCAATGCTCAAGTATTCAGGACCtataaacaaataattaacatattacATAGTATTCTAGACAAAATTCACTATCTTATACTAAAATAGCCAAAGTAGTATACTTCTTATATTAAAATAGACAAAATTCATTATAATAGATAGATTTTACTTCAGCTCTCACTCCAAGACGTAAAATAACCACGTGTCGAAAGGAGTGTgaagggaagaaaatcaaaatTTGGATGCAGTATACGTTGACAAATGACaacttattttttaatgtattgacTCTGAAGGGGTGTAATGCCAGACATGATTGAATATATATGTTGTATACGGtcgtgaaaaaaaatataaaacaacattactattttacttttaaaaatttaaaaagtaataaatgacaaaataatattattgttttatatttttttaaaattaaaagtagtaaaATACAAAATGTCGAATTGtgtttatatcaaaattttcacGTAGgtgtaaaatagaaaaattactaatatttttgaaaaatacctaatcatTTCGATGTTTAAAAAATTTGACGAAATCAATATTTTGACGTTGACGAATTAaccatttattaattattaacctGTTTATGCCAAATTGAAAGATTATTAGCTTACTATTTATTTCCTTCAAGGATCCATGCACAAATTTGCCTGCATTTAGATACACTATTATGAGCCAAGAGAGATTGGTTCGGAAAAGCTTATTATGAATGAGAAGAAAcatcgataaaaaattaaaaacaatcaaACACGAGAAGATGGAtcgcatgatgatgatgatagaggAGTGTTGGATAAAGTGAAAGAAAGACACAGAATGCGCGCGTATGAAGAAGAAGGGAGATAGATGCTCGTTTTCTCATGCTTCGGTCGGAATACGAACGCAATAATGTGTACTTCTCAGCCTCAAACTTTTTCTCTTCCCTCTCCGATCCCGAATTGGCCTCACGGTAACATCCTTCTCTTCACGTTTTTCATTGTATGCGCCTTCCAATGAAATTACTTTCCTCTTTTACCCTTccttgatttagaaatcaaattcCTCACTTCTATTCGGTGTTGTGTACTAGATTATTATGATTAACAATGCATTATATAAATCAATAGCATATATTAGTAGGAAGGACCttttttttgaaaggaaaaattAACTTAGGTCTCTATAAAATCTATGGTTACAGGAGGAAGTTTTGCTTCTGGATTTGCAAATCTTGGTGAAATAGAAGCTTTCAAGGTCTCTAATTTTGAGTTCATTTGGAGCAGCAATGCTATGCAGGACAAAAAGAATGCTGTTGTGTTCTATAAGCCTGTCGAAATACCTCAGGGTTTCCACATCCTTGGCCATTATTGTCAACCTAGCAACAAGCCTTTAAGGGGTTTTGTGCTTGTTGCTAAGGAAGTTGAAACTAATCATTGCGATGATCACGACAAGCTACCTCCCCTGAGGAATCCCCTGAATTTTGAGTTAGTTTGGAGTTCGAATGCAGGAAATCGTGAAACTCTGAGTGGTTGTGGTTACTTTTGGATACCTGAGCCTCCAGAAGGTTACAAGGCAGTTGGATACTTGGTTACTGACAATCCTAATAAGCCTCAGTTGGATGAAATCTGCTGTGTTCGTTCTGACCTCACTGATAAATGCGAGCCTTACCGCCTATTACTCGCTGTAAATTCTAAAATTCCAGAGCTTTCTTTTCAGGCTTGGAACTTGAGACCTTGTGATCGCAGCGTGCAAGGGCAAGGAGTTCCAGTTGGGTCCTTTTTCTGTAGTAACGGATGCTGGAACATCGGTGAAGAGCTTCCAATTGCATGCTTGAGGAACCTAAATCCTGTTCAACAAACAATGCCAAACCTGGAACAGATACATGCACTTATCCAGCATTATGGTCCTACCATTTTCTTTCATCCGGAAGAAGTTTACTTGCCATCTTCTGTGGTCTGGTATTTCAACAATGGAGCTTGCTTGTACAGAAAGGGTGTGACTACAGGCGAGGCAATTGATGAAACCGGCTCAAATCTACCTCGTGGAGGAACGAATGACAAGGAGTTTTGGATAGACTTGCCAAGTGATGATAGAAAGGACTTTCTCAAACGTGGGGACTTGCAAAGTGCAAGGCTTTATGTTCATGTGAAGCCGGCACTTGGTGGAACTTTCACAGACATTGCAATGTGGATTTTCTGTCCATTCAATGGACCAGCCACTCTTAAAATTGGAATGAAAAACATACCTTTAAGCAAGATTGGAGAGCATGTTGGTGATTGGGAGCATTTCACACTTAGAATATGCAATTTCAATGGAGAATTATACAGTATATA
This genomic window contains:
- the LOC112769456 gene encoding hypothetical protein At1g04090-like isoform X1, translated to MLVFSCFGRNTNAIMCTSQPQTFSLPSPIPNWPHGGSFASGFANLGEIEAFKVSNFEFIWSSNAMQDKKNAVVFYKPVEIPQGFHILGHYCQPSNKPLRGFVLVAKEVETNHCDDHDKLPPLRNPLNFELVWSSNAGNRETLSGCGYFWIPEPPEGYKAVGYLVTDNPNKPQLDEICCVRSDLTDKCEPYRLLLAVNSKIPELSFQAWNLRPCDRSVQGQGVPVGSFFCSNGCWNIGEELPIACLRNLNPVQQTMPNLEQIHALIQHYGPTIFFHPEEVYLPSSVVWYFNNGACLYRKGVTTGEAIDETGSNLPRGGTNDKEFWIDLPSDDRKDFLKRGDLQSARLYVHVKPALGGTFTDIAMWIFCPFNGPATLKIGMKNIPLSKIGEHVGDWEHFTLRICNFNGELYSIYYSQHSGGEWVDAYDLEYIDGNKAIVYSSKNGHASYPHPGTFIQGSSKLGVGIRNDACRSNFYVNSSVHYEIVAAEYLGDAVKEPLWLQYMREWGPKIVYDSRTEIDRIIDALPRMLRFSVKNFFNKLPVELYGEEGPTGPKEKNNWTGDERW
- the LOC112769456 gene encoding hypothetical protein At1g04090-like isoform X2, with the protein product MQDKKNAVVFYKPVEIPQGFHILGHYCQPSNKPLRGFVLVAKEVETNHCDDHDKLPPLRNPLNFELVWSSNAGNRETLSGCGYFWIPEPPEGYKAVGYLVTDNPNKPQLDEICCVRSDLTDKCEPYRLLLAVNSKIPELSFQAWNLRPCDRSVQGQGVPVGSFFCSNGCWNIGEELPIACLRNLNPVQQTMPNLEQIHALIQHYGPTIFFHPEEVYLPSSVVWYFNNGACLYRKGVTTGEAIDETGSNLPRGGTNDKEFWIDLPSDDRKDFLKRGDLQSARLYVHVKPALGGTFTDIAMWIFCPFNGPATLKIGMKNIPLSKIGEHVGDWEHFTLRICNFNGELYSIYYSQHSGGEWVDAYDLEYIDGNKAIVYSSKNGHASYPHPGTFIQGSSKLGVGIRNDACRSNFYVNSSVHYEIVAAEYLGDAVKEPLWLQYMREWGPKIVYDSRTEIDRIIDALPRMLRFSVKNFFNKLPVELYGEEGPTGPKEKNNWTGDERW